CTATAAGCAAAATtcgaaattattaaatatgaatgtataaaaaaatcaaacaatatatgatgtatgtgTGCTAATGTAGTTACTACAATCTACTAAATCTCAAATATGAAgacaaattttttgataatttgaatttcgaaattatcaaaaattagaatgtattaaatatcaaacaaaataaacatacaTATGAATTTCTAGATTctccaaaatctgaaaaattaaaagaaaatcacaaaaaaaattgaaaaaattgaaaatcataacTATTTGATGaataactaaacaaaatcacataaaaattgaaaaattcgaCTGAAAATCCGTAACATATAGAATCGGTGATTTAAACATCAAATTAAAATGGATAATGGAAATTACCTTGTCAATCGATAAATctgcttgaattaataaatagatttcatttaacaataaagaagatttcttgatgaacaacaatttagcACCTTGAAGAAAGATAAACTTGAAACATGAAAGGTGGGGAAGAAACGTGAAAAGTGGGGAAGAAACGTGAATGGAGTTGAAAAAAGGTTAATGTgtattggtttaatttttttttctttaaacggttattggtatataatttggtccaatataggactctttccataaataaaattaattttaaatactaaaatctgaatacatgttattttataaaaatattgtcattctgccattttaaataaatattttaaagtgttgttattttgactaattatgttaggtattatgacttaattgctaattttccctaaaatttaAGGAAGGGGCATTCttaacatatattattactCTAACATGTTTTTGGTGGCAGGTAAATGCGCTTCATTAGTTACCTGAATTAAAAAGGACTCTTGAATAAGTAGACcgaatttattcaaattttttcaTCTAAGAGTATtaccatataatatatatgttgttttgtaacaactttattttttatatactccAACTTGTCTAAGTGTATGCTATAAGTCATTGCAATTAAGTGCTTccttaaataaaataagtgtGTTTATATAGATAACCGAAGCTCATAAGTTAATTTTATTACAGCTATtggaatcatttttttttcttgaaacaCTTTACATCATTCTATCTAACAAAACATATTCCATTGTGTATTTCTAATCTAAGATAGCACTTTaagttatacatatacaatatacaataacaatgtAGAGACCGACTCAATTTAAACCATTTTCTATGAAGAATTACATGTTGTGATAGGTTAAAGGTGTTAGGATCAAAATATTTAGGTGTCATTGGAAGTTAGCAAATTAAAGTGAATTTTGAAAGATCATAGGTAAGAAgacaaatgaaaaatatatcaaaagagataaaaatatttaacgTGATTCGATCGATCGACCAAAATCCACGAGAGGAGAGAGCAATTCACTATATAAAAGAGAGACTACAATATCGAGAGAAATAACCTTACACAATTCACTCAGAATAAAAAGAGTTCACAATAGTGATTACATATCACTTGTGTCTCATTGTTTCTCCCTTTACACAAAATTCTCAAAACCCCTatgactacattgtgaatgctacCAAGTTAGAAGAAATAACCCTCATTTATAGAGTCATAAATCTTTTCCTACGAGGAAAATGACTAGCCAAATATGGAAACTTTGTGTTTTCCTTTTAGTAGAAAATTCAACTATGGTAAGAAACTCAGAACAAATTCCCAATAAAAGGTTATGGTAAAGTAACAAGTACTCCTTATCTTGGTTTCGAGTCCTAAAAACGGAGTCGTCATAGGTAGAAATCATGTTACCCTCCTCCAATTAATCGTAATAATACTAACTAATAATATATAggcaaaaaaaaatactttgttAGTTGCATTCTCATATCTACATAAGatcctaatttttattttgtgagaGGTTCAACCACCACCAAACTTGTTTTTTCTTAGTCTTCTAGCAAACTTTTTTTCAATGTAACATTAAAAGTTCACTCTTTGTTTACGTGTCTATATTTATCTATATCCCCCTTTCTTCCTCCCaccaaattttgaaacaaaGAACAACTCAACCCCACACGTTATCCCTCCAATAAAATCCAAGCCAACAATATTgtcttgtcattttataattttccaTAGCCCTTTTGCTTATATTTTCTAAACAAAATACCTTTCCTTTTAAGGTATTGtgagatttattttttcttgtatttgtaTTCTTAGTGTCATTAGTTGTTTTTTTGCAACATCTAATGGCACTAGGAACTTTAACATAATCTTTGTGACATACCAAAGCAAGGTTGAAACACAATCTTTGTGAATCTTGACATCCTAAAATTCACTCTTTTTCGGACAAATTAATATGTCGATTATCGAAAGGGTGaaatcaacattcacaatgGCAGGGAGAATATTGAATGAAGTCATTAGCTTCTTTGTGTTCACAGTTCTTGACGTTCTTGATTTTTTGCTATGTTATATTTACAGAGTAATTGATTTCATAGTTGAAGCAGAGTGGAAGCCCTGTTACTGCTCGTCGGTTAAACAAACCATAACGAGCAGTGGCACAATCTTGGTTTCCGAGTCCAAGATTGTGTGTCTgacatcttcttcttctagcTGCAATAAATTGCAGCTAGAAGAGATATCAGACACATTGTACACGCGATCTTCGTTAGTATCTGAAGTGTCGAAATCTACTATGAATGAGCTTAAAAGGCTTAAATTGGAGAATGCTGCCCCAATTTTCAAAAGAGGAACTCTGCGCTCAACTTTTACTGTTAACTCATCTATTGTCGAAATGCTACAAGGCAAAATTGGTGGCTTAAAATCAAATATTGTTCCAAGATGGTCGGATTGTGATTGTAAAACTTGTAATTCTTGGACTGCCTCTTCTAAAGATTCACTTTTTGTCCATGTTGACGGTGCCAAAGGTATGTATTGACAAGTTAACTACTCTTCTCTCTTATTTCCCTGGTCCAAAATAAGTGTCGCTTTACCAAATCAAGAAGGTCTTCATTACTATGCTTTTATTCAAATCTACTGTTACTCAAGATGAAAAGctaatttgagaaaatataaCGAGTAATTTAGTCATATAAACCCTTGTAATTAATGTCACTAAAGGAAATCTCAGTTGGTTGATTATCTGAACTTTCACCtttctattttcaaaataaGAAAGAGGCTAATATGCTGCTAAAACGACACTTATCTTGGACAAAagaagtacttttttttataattttaacgTCTTTTATTTGTGTTAATAAAAATACAGAGAACGTACGAGAAAATGTGATTTTCATACATGGATTCATATCATCATCAGAATTTTGGACAGAAACTGTGTTTCCAAACTTTACAAAGGCTACAAAATCAAAGTATCGATTATTCGCGGTGGATCTACTAGGATTTGGAAGAAGTCCGAAGCCAAATGAGTCACTTTACACCTTAAGAGAACATCTAGACATGATTGAAAAATCAGTACTAGAGCCATACAATGTGAAATCTTTTCACATTGTGGCACATTCATTGGGATGCATATTGGCACTGGCACTTGCTGTAAAGCATCCTGCCTTAATTAAATCCCTCACTTTACTTGCACCGGTAAGATACCAATACATGTctaaatttcttcttttattacGATTCGAAATCGttcaattttatcaaaatatttacatttttggTATTAACAGAGTCCCACAGGGAAGGTGAAAAGAACTCTATTTAGTTTTAATTGATGGATCTTACGTATCCAAATTTTCcacaaaaaaaagtcaaaattttgTCCATCAACTTCTAACTATAGTTTAAAATTAACTCAAGGGTAAAAttgagactttttttttttacagtggGGCAGGGATGGAGCTAGATGTCACGTTACGGAACATGTTCaaactcctttttttttattaagaaaattaactatatatatatatattcaaaaatcaaatttaaaactcAGTTACTAACATCTGATGTCATTAACATAGAATGTAGGACTCATAAAGTTCAAGTATGAGTTGCTCAATTTCGAATATACATGAGCAAATGTTACGAACCCCTGATGTTGTTATCCTAGAAGTATTTATAGGATGATAAATCAAATTTAGAACTCAGTTACTAATGTCGTTATCATAGAATGTAGAACTTATAATCAAATATACATGAGCAAATGTTATCCTTAATTTCACGTACAACTTTATTAATtgatatcattttttgttttcttttgtaatgatatatatatagccATATTTTCCAACTCCTAAGGGAGAAGAAGCAACGCAGTATATGATGAGAAGAATCGCGCCGCGACGAGTATGGCCTGTGATTGCTTTTGGGGCATCTCTAGCTTGTTGGTATGAGCATGTTAGCCGAACAATTTGCTTACTCATCTGCAAAAACCATCGCTTGTGGGAGTTTCTTACCAAACTCATCACCAGAAACAggtatttttgtctttgttgtttttttcctACCAACACCAACTATAGTCAAAATCTTTTATTGTCCAAACTACCTTCACCAATTTCACGTGTCTACTCCCTCTGCCCAgtttatatgactcactttctATTTTAGTCAGTCTTGAAAATAatgatatatttctatattaagaaacaatttaactttaaaatgtctatattacccttaatgaaatgatttatagtcacaaaTATATGATCATTTATTTTAGACTACAAGTTTCaaatatctttctttctttttttttttgaacgaTGGAGAGTAGGAAAATTACTTGGAAGAGTGTTAGGTTCTTTGAGGAAATTAGTGACATGCATGAATGAGACTCATATTGAGGAAAATAATGCGAGATTGATACAAAGGGTAAGTTGATCACATTGTATTAAGATTTAGTGTTTGTCTAATTTAATcaaaacataaattatatttaatccTATTTTACACATTCAATAATATTCCTCTAGTACTAAGTTTCGGTACAACTGCACATCGTTCGAGTATTTATGATCACCAAAGTTACGTACAAACTTCTATTTTACTCGTACCGCAAGTTCAGTGCCTTTAATATATCAACTATTAagtcaattaaaaaaaacatctttTAACATGATTCGTTGTTATTTCACCTTTTCTACCAAGTGATCATAAAGTCATACCaataacttctttcttttttcctaccaatgtgaatttttatttgtacAGCCAATACCACATCCTATTGCATTAAATTAGGAAGCAGCACACAACAACCTCCCAATAACTCTATACATCGCTGTTTTAATAAATGTCCAtgccaaaaaaatatatgatataatggGTGTTACTTAAATCAAACAACACCCCACCAACTGCATCTACTGCTCCAACCCCCTTTTTTCTGGTTTTGGTTGTCCTTTTTTTTGGGCATGACCATCTCTTTTTCTTGGTCAAACATTTTATTACGTCGTTCATGTCAGGTAGTTCGATTATCTTATGTCgttttttattagaaatttgAAAAGATTGTTTTTGTTAGTCAATTCGTAAGTCATCATAAGAGATTATTTTCAGGGGTAAAGTTGTCTTTTTCTCTTAGAATTAATGGTTGATTTTTGATTGGTTGTTCTTGCATTCAttctttataattaattaatccgTATAAATTGTCAGCCAGGTCGGTTCTTGACCATTGACCCAAATAATAGCGTAGGGCAGTGGAATTATAATGACAACATGAAATTTGTTTGTAAGTAATTGAATTCTGTTGAATCATATTTTcttcatagaaaaaaaaacttattggATATACATTGTcggtattataataatataataataataataataataataattaaaaaaaaaaaaggatagttACTTATTTTTACAAACACGCCATACTACTAATGTTTATGAGTAAGTGATTGCATAAATACCAACATGGGTTGGGGTGCAATGGTGGAACTGTTTCACCTTTAATCCGAAgttttggatttgagttttGGGCATGGAGAAAGTGTGATCTGGATTTAGTCTTAATTGGGGTTCCAATACGGGCTCGAAAAACCGAAtggaaaccaaaaaaagaagtgaTCGCATAAATATCTTTTGTATATAAGTACATAGAACTTATACTTTTGTTTATAAtctccaataaaaaaaaattgttaagtcTGTTTTAACAAACAAATTACCTTAATCAATCTTCTTTTCTGTCTTTCAATAGCATTAGTTTCTTGAACCGTAGTCTTAAAGCaacgataattttttttgatatatatatatagatcatTGAGTCGAGCAATGGAATTAGTCGCTAATGCTTATATCTATATAAATGGCTTGTATTACACTCCTTTCACTATTGTGGCTCATCCCATTAATTAATCATGTAGTCACATAAACAAAGTAGTAGACTTGTCCTATGACATCCAATACCCTAGACCCTATTAAATACGGAATGCTTTATAcaccaaaattttttttttttttaatatcgtGTTTACTTATCATTCATCGATGATTCGATATTAACTATATATGCAGGATAAAAACATACTTAGTAGACGGATTTTGCTGTCACACACACAATGCAGCATGGCATACACTACACAACATCATTTGTGGTACTGCTGGAAAAATAGAAGGATACTTAGACATGGTGAAAAATCGTCTAAAAGGCGAAGTCACGGTGATTCATGGTGAAGACGATGAACTTATCCCTGTCGAATGCAGCTACAATGTACAGTCCAGAGTCCCTCATGCTCGCGTTAACGTTGTCAAGAACAAAGATCATATCACCATTGTTGTAGGAAGACAACAAGCTTTTGCTAGAGAACTTGAAGAAATTTGGAATAATAATTCCACTagtaattgaaatatttttacaagtgtttgattattttcaacatCCTAAAGAAATGTTATTACTCGTTACGTACGTACcacatatctttttttttttatcataagtTAAAAACTATATCTAATGAAGCAAAATTAATTTGGATATAGTGAAAGCTTTATTGGACTAgtttattttcatttccttttttttttgttgttgaatatCGGGCACAAAATATCTTGTATTAGTACTGTTATTATTGATGTGTGTAATCATCTCATTTTCTTAGATTAATCGGACCTTAATTTGGTTCATTAAAAATGTTGCCTACTCAATCGATCACTTCGTTCTTATAATAAAGCAGTGGatttttagataattttattCGATTTAAGAATGTTCAATTAGTGTTTTCTATTTCAGATACTTTtaacataatattatatttagtataaatCATGCTAAgttaaattactattttaatattaattttaaaggCTAAATTCGTAGAGCTTAtcatttctttttgttctttccGGTATGTTTTATCAATTTAATTCGATCGTAGCATAAAGGAGAGATTAAAACAAATACTTCTTCTATTTcaattcttttgttttactatttaatttgatacaaagttgaattttgtgattAATGATATATTGAATATACcaaattgtttttatattttgtgttcttaaaacaaaataagataaataaatattatgaaggGAGTATATGATCACTAACCAATAATTAGAGGTATCCCGTGGATTATTAGTAGATAAGAAATTATCCATGCATGAAATATAATATAGTGAAGAAATAGATGAGAGCTCTATTACATAAACTGTGGCTAAGAAGGTCTTATACAGTAGTTGGCACTGCTATTAATAGCTCTTTCAATATTAATTAGCTAAAAATCTAGTACTCTAACAATAACATGTTGGAAAATAATTGAAGAATAGATGCATTGGCAAGTGAAGGTGGACAAATAGGTGATCTTactattgaaatttttaaaggACAAATAATGGAGTTTATAAGAAATAGACATCAAAtctaacttaattttaaaaattattttattaagtgaAGATTATTTATTAACATATTACAATTTACAAGCACCCTATTTATAATGTTAAAGAATTATTCCACTTATAGTACCCCTTCAATAGGGATGGCAATGAGTGGGGTGGAGTGGGTTTAAGGCTATGCGAGGCGGGGCGGGTTTAAGATTGTGTGGGGCGGAttgtggattttttttaaaactaatgcGGGGCGGGGCTGTCAgcgggtatatgtgattttatgctGATTCAAAtgtaattttaactttttacatgttataagagtgatcagtggcggagccacctaACAATTAGGGGGTTCATCTGAACCCCCTTCTGcggaaaattatatgatttatacatggttaaaatatttttataggtatatatatatatagtagatgttgaacccccTTCGACTACTTCGTGTGTTTATTtattcagattttgaaccctcttattgaaaatcttggctccgccactgagagtgatagagcattatttattaagataatttctttaaagctactaattatataaaatattcagatagtaaatgaaaatgattcaataaaaaatgatataattttttacatgttttccaattgacctctaaaaaataaatgtttaactcattatctattaaattaatacaacttaatgataaaatgaatttatttttataaattttattttagtatcaaacttaactagaaaaagaaaatattaagaaaaatatgttGGGCGGGGTGGAGCgggttgaaataaaaaaaaattgatatgcgggacgaattaaaaattttatggTTAAGCTCAACAGTCAACCTGCCTCGCCCCGCCCCTCCCTATTGACATCCCTATCCTTCAAATTCCAAggctctt
This genomic stretch from Solanum stenotomum isolate F172 chromosome 10, ASM1918654v1, whole genome shotgun sequence harbors:
- the LOC125842147 gene encoding probable lysophospholipase BODYGUARD 3; the encoded protein is MSIIERVKSTFTMAGRILNEVISFFVFTVLDVLDFLLCYIYRVIDFIVEAEWKPCYCSSVKQTITSSGTILVSESKIVCLTSSSSSCNKLQLEEISDTLYTRSSLVSEVSKSTMNELKRLKLENAAPIFKRGTLRSTFTVNSSIVEMLQGKIGGLKSNIVPRWSDCDCKTCNSWTASSKDSLFVHVDGAKENVRENVIFIHGFISSSEFWTETVFPNFTKATKSKYRLFAVDLLGFGRSPKPNESLYTLREHLDMIEKSVLEPYNVKSFHIVAHSLGCILALALAVKHPALIKSLTLLAPPYFPTPKGEEATQYMMRRIAPRRVWPVIAFGASLACWYEHVSRTICLLICKNHRLWEFLTKLITRNRIKTYLVDGFCCHTHNAAWHTLHNIICGTAGKIEGYLDMVKNRLKGEVTVIHGEDDELIPVECSYNVQSRVPHARVNVVKNKDHITIVVGRQQAFARELEEIWNNNSTSN